GAGCATAAAATTTTACTTGATAGTTTGACAAGTATAACTCAAGAACAAGCTTTAAAAATTGCATTAAATTATTTGAAAATAGATTCAACTAAATTCACAAAAGCAAATTATGTTATTTTTAAAGATATCCAAAATAATATACATGAAGCCTGGCATTTTAAATTAATTCCAGCCAAGACATCTGGGGATTGGGATATTTTAATTGATTCTGCACAAGGGCGGGTATTAAGAGCTGAAAATAAAATTAGAAATTATAGTGCGACTGCAAATGTATATAAAGTAGATCCTCTGTCAGCAACAAGGCACAATTATGGAGATTCTGGATATGCGGATAATAATGACAATCCAAATTCAAAAGATTCACGTCAACAGCCTAAAGATACTCCAGAACTAACAAATGCAAGAGTAACTGTAACATTACCAGATGTTTCTTTTGCAAATAATAATTATTCATTAGTAAGTAAATATGCAGTTTGCGATGATTTTGAATCACCTAATGACAATGCTTGTCCTGTAAAGACAGATAATGTGTTTAATTATACTAGGACTAGTAAATATTTTGATGCTGTAAATGCTTTCTATCATATAGATAATTATCTTCGTTACGTTAATGAAACTTTAAAAGTTAGTGTCATGCCTTATCAATACTCAGGTGGAGTTCGTTATGATCCGCATGGATTAAGTGGTGATGATAATTCTCATTATAGTGAATCATCTGGAAAACTAGCGTTTGGGCAAGGTGGAGTAGATGATGCAGAAGATCTTATGGTTGTTATACATGAATTAGGGCACGGCATTCATGATTGGTTAACGCACGGGAGCACAGAAAACGATTCTGAAAATGGATTAGGCGAGGGAACTGGAGATTATCTAGCTGCAGGATATGTGCGCGATATTCCAGAGAATCAATGGAAACCAAGCGATCCTCAATACAATTGGGTCATGCGTTGGGATGGTCACAATCCATTTTGGCCAGGAAGAGTATCAAATTGGCATATCGGGAGAAAATATCCTCAAGATGTTACTCATACAGGTGACAATCATTCTTCTGGACAATATTGGTCTTCTTGTAATTTAGTTGCACGTGATAAAATAGGCGGGCAAGCTATGGATAAAGTTTTTTTAAGTGGATTATCAAAAACTGTTGAATCCACCAATCAAGTTGGTGCGGCACAAGCTATTATTAATGCGGCAAAAGATTTAAAATATACGAATGATCAAATTAAGGCTATTGCTTATGCATATAATACAGCTTGTTCCTATAATGTTAAAATCCCAATAGCAGACATAGAAGAATAAGTGTTGTCAAATTTATTTAAAGAAGTTATGTTGCCTTTGTATTAAAATAATAACAATTATATAATATAGAGGCATTCTATGAAATATGTAAAATATATTTTTTTATTTATTAATGTTTTTCTTTTTCAATTAGTTTATGCAAATTTTTCACAATCACAATCACAACAAGAAGTTTTTTCGCAATATTTTAAACCAACTATCGATTGTACATGGTTGAGAAAATGTAATTTTAAACAAAATAAAAAGGAACCTGTTACTAAGTTTCGTTTTGTTTTATAACTTAATATTTTTTAATAATTTATTCTGAAATCCTGTTAAAGTTAGTGAACCACCAGAGTGTATAATTAAAATATTTTCTTTTAAATTTTTTTCATTAATAATTTTGAAACTTTCATAAAAAAGTTTTCCGCTATAAATAGGATCTAAAAGGAACCCATTATGTCTACAATTTTTGGTTATAAATTCAAAAATTTTACTATTTGTTGAACCAAAAGATTTAGCATTAGTAGGTGTGTATAGAATAAAATTACTATTTAAGGTAATGTTTTGTTGAAATAAATTATTAAAAATTTTTAAATAATAATTCAATAATTCTTTAAAATAGGGTTCTGTGCCAGCAATAAGAAGGACGTGAACAAGAGTGTCTTTTTTGATATATAAAAATGCAATAATAATTGAAATTGCCATCAAACCTGTACCTGAATCTATAAAGATATGCTGAAAATTAATATTATATTTATCTTCATTTTTTAAAATGTCATAAGGCAGTGTTAATGATCCAGGTAAGGACTCTGCCGTATTTGCTCCTTCAGGTAAAATAAATACTTTTTTTCCTTTTTTAAGCATATTTTTTTGATAATTAAGAATTTCTTCCTCTTTATTATTAGTATATATAATATTGGTTTCATTCAAAAATAATGAAGTAAAAAAAGCATTTCCAATTAATGAATCTTGTTTAATTTTATTACTAAGAAAAATTATTGGTTTAATGTTTTTCTCAATGAGTAATTGAATGGCACTTAATACATTATTAGAATTTAATCCACCTAAAATAATTACTTCATCAAAATTATTTTGCTTTAAATATGGTATTAATGATAAATATTTCCTTATTTTTGAGCCGCTAACACCAAATCCTAATTCATCATCCCTCTTGACATAAATATTTGATTCAAGATTAACTTGAGTATTTAATTTGTGTAATCTTGAAGTCATTTGATAATCAGCAAAATTAAATGATTCTACTTGAGAATAAAAATTCGTTCTTAATTTATTTTTTAAAAGCATTTTTTCCTTAAAAAATTCCTGTAACCATAAGAGATAATCCTGGGCGAAAGATATCAGAATTATCTGGCACAACCCTAGTATATTCATAATATGCACTAAAGGTTCCTATTAGCCAATCTAAAATAAAATAATTTGCGGCTGCAGTAGGAGTAAATTTATATTTACTTTGGATAGGAGAAATAAAGGTAAAGAGAAAATCAAAGGTATTTCCAAATTTTAGACTTAATTTAGAGTCAATTGCATATGTAGCTGCTGGTGTAGCTATAAGTTCAAGCGAACTTCCTACTGTATCTGAAGTATTAAACATGAGAATTTCTTGACCTTGTAAATTTAAGTCTAGAACAAATTTTTCAATTTGCCCTAAGCCCATCAAATAATATTGATTATAAACTAAACCGCTGCGTTGATTGGAACTGGTTCTACTAGATACATCTATTTGAACTCCTGCATTTAATTCTAGATTTTTATAAACTCCACCACCTAAAAAATATAAAGTATCTTGAGTATTATCAACAAATATTGCACCGCCAGTTTGATAAATACGTACTGAATCTGTTTCTTTTTTTATTTCATCTTTTTCCCAGCGATAACTTTCATAAATACTACCTTCCATGACGATAGCATCTAGATTGCTGTAACCGTTAGTTAAATTTTTAACATAAAATAATTTTCCACCACCACCTAAAAACCAACCTGTTGAGTTAGATTCTTTTATTGTATCATAGCTATAAATACCACCAGCAATTGAACGGATAACACTTTTATCACTATATTGATTAGGTAAGGATTGATTTTGAGCTAATGATAAAGCATTAGAATCATATTGAATTCCTAAAGGTACAATTAAAGTCCAGGGTTTTTCTATATTAATTTTTTTCAAGAATTCTGCTGCAGATTGGCGTAATGAAGGATCGAGTTCTGTATCCCAAACTGCGGTTTGAAATGCATTTTTAGCAAATATTAATTTGTTATTAAAATAATATGGGACACCAACATAATATTCATATTCATGGGAAATTTTACTTTCAGGTGGGATATTCTTTTTTGCAAGTAAAAATTCATTTTCAGCCTTTTGATAGTTTTTTTCTTCCAGATATATCAATCCTAATTGCCAATGTGCCATAGGATAATTTGGATCCATTTTTTCTGCATATTGAAAATATTTTTTTGCATCTTGATTTTGATATAATCCTTTTTTAGCAAAACCTAGATAGTATGGAATTCTAATATCTTTATCCATTTGATTTTGAATTGGAGTGAGTAAGTTCAGTAGTTCAAAATATTCTTCATTATCAGCTAATTTAGCAGCTCTATCTAATCTATCTAAAATTTCCCCCATGCCATCAATATTTTTAATTTCATATCGTTGTTTTAATTCTTCTTGAGTGGTAGTTAAAGCTATGAAATTATCAATTGTTGAACTTTTTGGAGTGGATAAAGGTAACACAGAGCCATCTTCAAAAATTGTAAATTCTAGGCCGGGTGTTAATTTAATACTATTGTCATTATTTTTTTGATTCTCATCAGATTTAGTAATGTTTGGAATAAGTGTGACATCACCACTGAAAACTAAAAGTCTTGTAAATAATTTTCCATTTTCTTTATCTCTTGTAATAACAACATCGGAACCTCTAGGAACTAAAATATTTACTTCTGCAGTATAAATATTCATTTTATTTGTGAAATTTTCAGTATTTGCATCGGTATCATTTCTATTCCCCGAAGCTTTAACTCTTAACCCACCATAGTTTAATCTCGCTGTTCGCATTTGTTCGTCGCTTTGCGTTGTTTCTATGCTTAAATTAGATGATGGTAACAAAAATATTACTCCTGATTCAGAATCAGAAATTTTTAAAGTGTCTAGATTATCTGTTTGGAATATTCCGTCATTCCAAGTAAAATTTCTTGTTAATGAGCCTATATAAAGAATGTAATCGCTTTGAATTAGTGTTCCTTTACCGTAAATTGCTGATACTTGTTGAGAAGAAAATGAATCATTTTTATTTTGTTTAGGTTTAACGTAATCCATTAATTTATTTAATTCTTTTGGATCAAATCCTTCTTTCGAGCGAATATCAAATTCATAAGTATAGGTTGTTCCTCCAAATTCATTATAGGTAATAATTTGTAAAACTGGAGCTTTGTCTTGGTACTCATTTTCTTTTAAAATGATAGGGCAGTATAATCCAGTGCATATTTTTTTATTATTAATAGACCATACAATATTGGAATTTTGCGATGAAAAATCATCCCCTGGTGTGACTTCAAGCAATACTTCTTTGTCATAAGCTGCTTGAATATTTAAAGGCGGTCCTGAAGACAAAATAGGGAGCTGAGGTTCTAAAAGACTTTTTGGTATTTCGGCAAAAACAGGAAGGGAAAAACTTAAAAATATGACAAAGAAACATTTTATTGTTGATATTTTAACAATATTAAGATTTTTCCTCATAAGCTTCTCCTGCAAGGAGACTTAAAATTCTTTTAATTTCTGACACAGTCGTGAAGCTATCCTGTTGGAAATTCTTTTTTCTAATAGCTAATAATAGTCGACCATCTGGAGTGATACGCATTCCTTTAGTCTTCCTATTACAAACATCAAGAATTCGTTTGAATAGCAATTCACTGTTTTCATCCTCACCATTAGGTTGTAAAACATTTTTGCCTAAACGAATTTCAGTAGCATCATCGCCGACAGCAAAAGAAGTAGCTCCTAGTAAAAGTAACCATCTTCTAATTCTAGCAATCTCTGCTAAGTTTTTCACTTCAACAGGTAACGTTCCAAATCGATCTTCGCATTCCATGATAAGGTTTTGCAATGCGCTCTCTTGGCGGGCACCAAAAAAGCGACGGTATGTTTTTAAACGTTCTTTCGAATTCTCAATATAATTTTCTGGAATTTGAGCAACTAATGGAATTTGAATTTCTACATCTGTTTGAGTTGTTACTTTAACACCGCCTAAATTTTTAATAGCATCGTCAAGCATTTGTAGATATGTTTCTAATCCTATATCACTAACTTTTCCACTTTGTTCATCACCTAAAATGTTTCCAGAACCACGCATTTCCATATCATGACTAGCAATAATAAAACCGCTTCCTAATTCTTGATGTTCCTTTAGTATTTCAAGGCGTTTCATTCCTTCTTGATCTTCTTTAGCATTCAGGGATGTTAAGAAATAGGCATAACCTCTAGTTGATCTTCTACCTACCCGTCCACGCAATTGATAAAGCTGAGCGAGTCCAAAGAAGTCCGCATTTTGAACAATAATAGTATTCACATTTGGCATATCAATGCCTGATTCAATGATTGTTGTACAAAGAAGAATTTGATATTTTCCATCAAGAAAATCAATAATTGTTTTTTCCAAATCTTTTTGAGTCATTTTGCCATGTCCAATGCAAATTTTTGCATTTGGAATAAGTTTTGTTAGAAATTCATGGACCGATTCAAGTTCTTCAACTCTATTATGGACATAAAAAACTTGTCCACCTCTATTCAATTCAAATTGAATGCTCTCAGCAATAATACTTTCATCAAAAGGACACACAAATGTTTTAGTTGCCAAGCGAGATTTTGGAGGAGTAGTTAACAAACTAAGATCCCTCAGGCCTACCATAGCCATTTGAAGAGTTCTTGGAATGGGTGTTGCAGTCATAGTAAGCACGTCTATCCCATAAGACATTGCCTTTATTTTTTCTTTTTGCAAGACTCCAAAACGTTGTTCTTCATCAACAATTAATAAACCAAGATCTTTAAATTCAATATCCTTAGAAAGAATACGATGTGTGCCTATCAAAATATCAATGGCACCTGATTTTATTTTTTCTAGTACTTTACTTGCTGAAGTAACAGAACGATCAAGAATTGTTATGTTAGCAGCAAATTCAGCAAACCGTTCCTTTAGAGAACGATAATGTTGGTGAGCAAGAACAGTAGTTGGAACAAGCCAAGCAACTTGTTTGCCTTCTAATAAACAGCGAAAAGCTGCACGCATGGCTACTTCCGTTTTACCAAAACCAACATCTCCACAAAGCAAACGATCCATGGCTTTGGGTTTTGTCATATCAGACATAATTTCTTTAATTGCTCTCTTTTGATCTGGAGTTTCGTCAAACGGAAAAGCATCTTCAAAAGCAATATAGTCTTCATCAATTTTTGCAAATGCATGCCCTGGTGTCATTGCTCTTTTAGCTTGGTGTTCCATTAATTCTTTCGCAAGTTTTTCTACATCAACTTTTGCTTTTGCTTTTCTTTTTTCCCAAGAGGAGCCTTTTAGACTGTCAAGAGAAGTATTATCAGATGCTCCAATATATTTTTGAATCAAATTTAATTTGTGAACAGGAACATATATTTTATCGTTTTCAGCATACTCTAAAACAAGGAAATCACCTGTTATATCGAGGATTTTTATTGTCATTAATCCACGAAAACGTGCAATTCCATGTTGAACATGAACGACAAGATCTCCTTCAATAAAATCAGAATATTGAGCAGATAAAAAGGCTTCTGAGTTTTCTTTAGAACTTTTCGAATTTTCTTCTTCAGTAAAGGTTTCAAAATGTTCTGTAGCTGCTATTCCTCTTATCCAAGTTTCGGAAATAGCTAATGTTTTAGTTTCTGGTAAATAAAAACCTTCTTTTGCATTTAAAATACTAGCATAAATATTGTCAACTATCTTACTCCAGCTTATATTAGTTGATAAGAGGTTTTTACATGAAAAATTTGTTAAGTTAATAGTTACATCAGTGTCTTTTATTGCTAGATATTTTGTTGCAATTCCATAAAATTCTAAAAAACTTTCATTATTATTTGCTAAAAATAGAACATTACTTATCTTTGAATTATTTAGTAAATATTGAATTTTATCTAATCTTACTGACAATTTTGTTTTCTCAATTGACTGTAGTTCATTTTGAAGTTCAGCAGGAAGTAGATAATTTGATTTTATAAGATTACTTTCAACAAAATATTTTTTTCCTAGGGATAAGTTAGGAAAGACATGTTCAACTGTTCCAACAGGATAATTTTTTCCAAATGCTGCTTGATAAGAGTTTTCATATAATTTTTCAATTTCGGCAACAGATTTTAGTAGTATTTGAGGCGAAATATTAAATACACAAGAAATATTTTGATTTTTTTCGGCGAAATATTTTGTTATAAATTCATGGAATGCAGGAAACTGCTCTAAAGTAAACATATAAAAAATATCATCTATTCCAGCAAAAGTTACATTAGCTTTTAAATCTTCTAATAAGTTAGCTCTTCCTACACCCATTACTTTCTGAGCTAAAATTGCGGAATTAAATTTTTCTACTGCTTTTTCCATTTGACTTGGATAAGGCCAAACAAATTCTCTAGATGGTAAAATAGTTATTGATTGTAAAGTTTGAAATGAACGTTGATCATTTGCACGAAACGAACGAATTTTATCAACCGTATCACCAAAAATTTCAATTCTTGAAGGAGTTTTTTCACCTGGTGTCCAAAAATCTATAATTGACCCTCGAACACAAAATTCTCCAACATCTTCAACTCGCTGTACTTGCAAATAAGCCAATTGGTTTAATTGCTCAACCAACAAATCTGGATCTAGATCTTCACCAATTTTAATTTCGTATTTGTTATTATTTAACCAATTTAATGAAGGAAAATTTCTAATAAAACCAGCAACGCTGCAAATAATTATACGTGGATTATGTATGGATAAAGAGTAACAAGACTCTATTCTTTTTGCAATAATTTTTTTTGCTGACTCAAAGCGAAATACTCCTGTTTGTGAATATCCTGGGATATAAATAATATCCCTATAATTAAAATAATCAAAAGTGAGAGATCTTAAGTATGATTCATATTCTTGAGCTTCTGCTTCTGAATTTGCAATAATTATTTTAGTTAAATTAGGGTTTTTTATCAGTTCAGAAACACTCTCAACTAATCCGGCTTCAGTAGAAAAAAAATGCATAAGGAAAACTTTCGTTTAAGAATTAAAATTACTTTCACCATTTAAATTCAGAACTTTGTTGCCTTTCAATAAGTAAACGAACTGCATATTGAATAGGAACATTTTCATACAGTACACGATATGCAATGTTAATAATTGTTGTTTCTATACCAAGTTTTTTACTTAATTCATTTGCGCTTATTGTTGTTGCTATTCCCTCTATAACCTGCTCTGATTCAGCGAAAATGTTTTCTTTTGTTTTCCCTTCTGCAAGTTTGAGTCCAACTTGTCGATTTCGCGACAGATCTCCCGTACAAGTAAGAATAAGATCTCCAACACCACTCAGTCCTAAAAAGGTAACTGGGTCTGCACCCATTTTTACACCAATATGCACAATTTCTGCCAATCCTCTAGTTATAACAGCTGCTCGTGCATTATTTCCTAAATTTAGTCCATCAACAGCTCCAGTCACCATAGCAATTACATTTTTTAATGCTCCAGCTATTTCAACGCCAATGATATCTTTTGAATCATAAACACGAAAGTAGGGGCTATGTAAAAGCTGCGAAGAAATATCAAGTAATTTTTTGTCTTTTGAAGCTATAACAACACTTGTTGGTAAACCTTGTAACATTTCTTTTGCAAAGCTTGGTCCACTTAATGCTCCAATCGCTGCATAATCACCCCAAATAGATTCTAATATTTGTGATGGAAGCAATAAACTGGATTGTTCAATTCCTTTTGCTGCGGAAATGATATTTATTTTTCTTTCAGTTGATGGTTCTATTTCTGTTTTTTTCCAGTGCTCAAGCATCCATTCGCTAACATTTCTAATGCTCTGGCATGGAATAGCTAAAATAATAAGTTTAAATTCGCTCAATGGTGTTTTAAAATCAGCGAAAGTTTCAAATTTACAATTTTTAAGAGTGCTGTGAGCTTTGAGTTGATTAAAGTGTGCTTCTTCTCTTGCTATAATAGTCACTAGGTTTAATGGTGTATGTATACAAGAAGCTATAGCGGTGCCAAAAGCACCAGCCCCAATAACAAGAGTCTTATCCGTTAACGTAAAGACCATAGTTTATCACTCCTTAAGTAATGATTTCTTTGACTAATAGGTTTAAATGAAGCATTTAACCTTTAAAAAACAATATCTTTCATTTTTAGAAGGCTTACTGTAACTTTTCTTGGCTTTCACTTTTTAGATTGAAAGGATAAGCTTAAAAAAGTCCTTTTAATGAAAGAAGAGGTTACTATCCATGCCAGATTTTCAAGAAACATCGAATGCATCTCAAAAACTTATAGAAATGCTGAATAACAAAGTTTTTGGGCAAAGTGAAATCATAGAGCATGTTGTTATAGCAGTAATTTGCAATGAACATGCCTTATTAACTGGAGCCCCTGGAGTAGCAAAAACAACTCTCGTTAGAAATCTAGCTGCAGCATTAGGTAACAAA
This is a stretch of genomic DNA from Pigmentibacter ruber. It encodes these proteins:
- a CDS encoding tetratricopeptide repeat protein — its product is MRKNLNIVKISTIKCFFVIFLSFSLPVFAEIPKSLLEPQLPILSSGPPLNIQAAYDKEVLLEVTPGDDFSSQNSNIVWSINNKKICTGLYCPIILKENEYQDKAPVLQIITYNEFGGTTYTYEFDIRSKEGFDPKELNKLMDYVKPKQNKNDSFSSQQVSAIYGKGTLIQSDYILYIGSLTRNFTWNDGIFQTDNLDTLKISDSESGVIFLLPSSNLSIETTQSDEQMRTARLNYGGLRVKASGNRNDTDANTENFTNKMNIYTAEVNILVPRGSDVVITRDKENGKLFTRLLVFSGDVTLIPNITKSDENQKNNDNSIKLTPGLEFTIFEDGSVLPLSTPKSSTIDNFIALTTTQEELKQRYEIKNIDGMGEILDRLDRAAKLADNEEYFELLNLLTPIQNQMDKDIRIPYYLGFAKKGLYQNQDAKKYFQYAEKMDPNYPMAHWQLGLIYLEEKNYQKAENEFLLAKKNIPPESKISHEYEYYVGVPYYFNNKLIFAKNAFQTAVWDTELDPSLRQSAAEFLKKINIEKPWTLIVPLGIQYDSNALSLAQNQSLPNQYSDKSVIRSIAGGIYSYDTIKESNSTGWFLGGGGKLFYVKNLTNGYSNLDAIVMEGSIYESYRWEKDEIKKETDSVRIYQTGGAIFVDNTQDTLYFLGGGVYKNLELNAGVQIDVSSRTSSNQRSGLVYNQYYLMGLGQIEKFVLDLNLQGQEILMFNTSDTVGSSLELIATPAATYAIDSKLSLKFGNTFDFLFTFISPIQSKYKFTPTAAANYFILDWLIGTFSAYYEYTRVVPDNSDIFRPGLSLMVTGIF
- a CDS encoding pyridoxal-phosphate dependent enzyme encodes the protein MLLKNKLRTNFYSQVESFNFADYQMTSRLHKLNTQVNLESNIYVKRDDELGFGVSGSKIRKYLSLIPYLKQNNFDEVIILGGLNSNNVLSAIQLLIEKNIKPIIFLSNKIKQDSLIGNAFFTSLFLNETNIIYTNNKEEEILNYQKNMLKKGKKVFILPEGANTAESLPGSLTLPYDILKNEDKYNINFQHIFIDSGTGLMAISIIIAFLYIKKDTLVHVLLIAGTEPYFKELLNYYLKIFNNLFQQNITLNSNFILYTPTNAKSFGSTNSKIFEFITKNCRHNGFLLDPIYSGKLFYESFKIINEKNLKENILIIHSGGSLTLTGFQNKLLKNIKL
- a CDS encoding NAD(P)H-dependent glycerol-3-phosphate dehydrogenase, with protein sequence MVFTLTDKTLVIGAGAFGTAIASCIHTPLNLVTIIAREEAHFNQLKAHSTLKNCKFETFADFKTPLSEFKLIILAIPCQSIRNVSEWMLEHWKKTEIEPSTERKINIISAAKGIEQSSLLLPSQILESIWGDYAAIGALSGPSFAKEMLQGLPTSVVIASKDKKLLDISSQLLHSPYFRVYDSKDIIGVEIAGALKNVIAMVTGAVDGLNLGNNARAAVITRGLAEIVHIGVKMGADPVTFLGLSGVGDLILTCTGDLSRNRQVGLKLAEGKTKENIFAESEQVIEGIATTISANELSKKLGIETTIINIAYRVLYENVPIQYAVRLLIERQQSSEFKW
- the mfd gene encoding transcription-repair coupling factor; its protein translation is MHFFSTEAGLVESVSELIKNPNLTKIIIANSEAEAQEYESYLRSLTFDYFNYRDIIYIPGYSQTGVFRFESAKKIIAKRIESCYSLSIHNPRIIICSVAGFIRNFPSLNWLNNNKYEIKIGEDLDPDLLVEQLNQLAYLQVQRVEDVGEFCVRGSIIDFWTPGEKTPSRIEIFGDTVDKIRSFRANDQRSFQTLQSITILPSREFVWPYPSQMEKAVEKFNSAILAQKVMGVGRANLLEDLKANVTFAGIDDIFYMFTLEQFPAFHEFITKYFAEKNQNISCVFNISPQILLKSVAEIEKLYENSYQAAFGKNYPVGTVEHVFPNLSLGKKYFVESNLIKSNYLLPAELQNELQSIEKTKLSVRLDKIQYLLNNSKISNVLFLANNNESFLEFYGIATKYLAIKDTDVTINLTNFSCKNLLSTNISWSKIVDNIYASILNAKEGFYLPETKTLAISETWIRGIAATEHFETFTEEENSKSSKENSEAFLSAQYSDFIEGDLVVHVQHGIARFRGLMTIKILDITGDFLVLEYAENDKIYVPVHKLNLIQKYIGASDNTSLDSLKGSSWEKRKAKAKVDVEKLAKELMEHQAKRAMTPGHAFAKIDEDYIAFEDAFPFDETPDQKRAIKEIMSDMTKPKAMDRLLCGDVGFGKTEVAMRAAFRCLLEGKQVAWLVPTTVLAHQHYRSLKERFAEFAANITILDRSVTSASKVLEKIKSGAIDILIGTHRILSKDIEFKDLGLLIVDEEQRFGVLQKEKIKAMSYGIDVLTMTATPIPRTLQMAMVGLRDLSLLTTPPKSRLATKTFVCPFDESIIAESIQFELNRGGQVFYVHNRVEELESVHEFLTKLIPNAKICIGHGKMTQKDLEKTIIDFLDGKYQILLCTTIIESGIDMPNVNTIIVQNADFFGLAQLYQLRGRVGRRSTRGYAYFLTSLNAKEDQEGMKRLEILKEHQELGSGFIIASHDMEMRGSGNILGDEQSGKVSDIGLETYLQMLDDAIKNLGGVKVTTQTDVEIQIPLVAQIPENYIENSKERLKTYRRFFGARQESALQNLIMECEDRFGTLPVEVKNLAEIARIRRWLLLLGATSFAVGDDATEIRLGKNVLQPNGEDENSELLFKRILDVCNRKTKGMRITPDGRLLLAIRKKNFQQDSFTTVSEIKRILSLLAGEAYEEKS